ACCAGCTGGTCCTGCCTGTAGAAACATAAAACATGAACCACATTAATGCTCAGCTTGTGTGTGTGTCTATGTGTGTGTGGAACACAAACCTGAGTGACGCAAATGCCTCCCTCAGAGAGTCTAGGTTTAACAATGGATTCGTAGAACGATTTAGTGTAGAGTTGGTAACAAGGTCCCCCCTCTATTGGGTCTGCGAGGTCACCAATGATCACATCAAAATAATCTTCTCTGTTCTCAAGCTCAGCTCTGGCATACATTTCAGAAAGAATTTCTGTTAATAACAAGAAATTAAGATAAATAAACcatgaaaattgagaaagaaaGTAATGAACCTGGCATCATTAATAACAAGATGGAGCCTTGAATCACAAAAAGCTTCCTTGTTTACAGAAAGGTGTGACTTGCAGAAATCCACTACTTCCTAGACAAGAAAACAAACCAAAGCGTAGGATGTGAAGCTATTGACAActgaataaaaggaaaatgagtTCTATCAGGAGGGTCGTTACCTCATCAATGTCACACATGACCACCTTGTCAATATTCTTGTGTCTCAGGATCTCTCTTGCAGTGGAACCTTCTCCTCCCCCCATAATAAATATGCTCTTTGGACTGGGGATAAATAACCCAGAAAgggaattatttttatttattttttcattcagtTAATAAGTAATTAAAATTCAAAGGgaatgaggagaagaagagaaagtacTTTGAGTGGTGAAGGAGTGCTGGATGAACAAGTGACTCATGGTAGATGAATTCATCTATCTCTGTACTTTGAAGCTTTCCATCAATAACTAAAGCCTACAGCAGAagttaaaagagagaaaatcaataaaaaataaagagtagaaagtaagaaattttgtcccaagaataaagaacaaaaattcATATAAAAGCATTCACCTTTCCAAAGGGCTTTGTATCCAAAAGTGCAATGTCCTGGTACTGACTAGACCCTGTATGCAAAATACTGGCAggttgtagagagagagagagagagagagagagagagagagagagagagagagagaaagagagagagagagatatatatatatatatatatttatatatatatttatatatatatgagatgGGTTATTAGAAAAAGAGTTGCAACTGGTAGAAAAACCACCACAGCAGAAAGAGTTACAACTGATAGAAAGttgtttgctttcttttttccttcttaaagcttcttcataattttttcttaagaatCTTCATTTGTAATAGAAATGGGTTCATTACCACACACATGCACCTTCACCAAACTAATTAAAACCATCAAAGGGAAAGCTTTCCAGACATGTTCATCATGAACGTAGCAATATAggaaattaagaagaaaaaaaagaggatggaAAGGAAGAATGTTTTAGTTCTTGACTCTTGGTCAATTAATCTCTGGGAGAACACtacagagaagaagagaagaaaagcatGGAGGAAGTAATTTATTTGAGGAGCAATGTTGATAAATATACCTGTTGAGAGCAAAACACCATCTCAAGTCCTGCTCAATCTCCTCTTCATACCAACAGCTCTTTCTACGACCACCCTCCAATGAATAGTGGCCATTCCCATGAACTCCATTACCATTGCCATTGGAACCAGAAATATCACCCATTTCTTCTCACTGAAACCAAAGGGACAGAGACACAATCCCAAAGTcaaagccagagagagagagagagagagagagagagagaagtggtgTGGTTGTAGTGGGCAATGGAAGGTGAGGAGAGGGGCGTGCATAATATAAGGAGAGGTGGTGTGGTTGTAGCAGGGAAATCGAAATGGGTTATGATTCTTGGTTGgaacttgagacttgagagagtAGGAAAAGCCATAATTGGAAATGCATTTTTGAGTGGGGTCTTCAATAccaccaaaattttttttaaaaaaagaagggaaagactTGGATTTcgcaaacccaaaagaaagggaaagacaTTGCGATTTCTGAGGTTGATTCGGATTTtgacccccccccctctctctctctctctctctctcaaatgcaTATTAACAATAATGCAAGGCCATTTCATGTTAGTATGTCACTAACATGTCACATTAAATTCCCATATCAAAAAAACATGTCACGTAAATGATATATGAAGTCATATGTTTGCTCCTCTCTAGCTCTCTTTCGATCTTCTCCAACGTGCTCTTACTGTATATGGTTCTATCGTCTATGGGATGTAAAATGTTGAATATTATTACATTAATTGTTCTAATTCATGGTTTGGATTTTGAATACTTTCTGAACTAGGGAATCCCATGTAAAGAGGACAACTCGTCTTCCACGTGGTGAGCTAATCTAGTCTCTCTCATATTAATGGTATAGTTTAGAAGTTGGTTATGTTGATGATGATTCATGACTAGTTCTCCTAAGTCATATCCCCATATTCCTCATTCTTCTAGGTGTAGTAGTGGGATATATATTGTTGATgtgtatgcatgtgtgtgtgttgggggcGGGGGCTAGAGTGTCCTGGGACAGTTCCCAAACAGGTCTAGAACCCAACAAAATAAGGAACCGATTGGAATCAAAGCTGCTACCACTTGTTTAAGAGGTATTtctatttattaatttaatgtTAGTTAATATATAATAGTTATAAGAGTTATATGTGCACAAAAATCCTCTGGCGGGAGGCAGTGAGTGGTAGTATACATACGACGACTATGGTGTGTGTCAAGGCCCTCCCATCCAttggatccaaaaaaaaaaaaaaactgagattCAAGTTCATGACTCACGGAGTTAGGGTTAATTTCATATtattaatttaaataatttgagatttgaatttgatttggtATTAGTAATTTTGGATTTATTTGAGTTTGTGTGCTAAGAAATGaaaattgattatttatatatataggaatttttatttgaaacttCAAGAGTACCCAAAACCGTTAAAGAATCGAAACATGATCACCCAGCTATTGAGCAGCAAGAGGTCCTAGTTTTACGATCATTTAATAAACAGGGTCGTTCTGGGATTGCCCTCCTTCAGATCAAAGCTGGAAAAAACCCGTCTCAATTACCCAAAACCATCCCGTTTGCAGATAAGGTGGACCCTTGCACCCATTACCTAGAATCAACAAACAATTCTTTGTTAACAACTACTGTCCAAATGCTATGTGCCTATTGGCTATTGCTGCCACTGCAAACTTCCTTGAAAGCAGTTTTGGCTACAAACTATATAGAAGGCCTTAGTGGGTTggttttttggtgggggtgggggcggGGATTTGGTGGCATGATTTAATTTGGTGCACGATATCGAATTGGGTATTGATCAgttcaaaaatcaatataatatCGATATGAATTATGCCCTTACTGTGAAAGCTCTTGCTATTAGATTGGCTTTGATTACAGTGTATCAACATGGAATCTTCAACATTGTTATTGAGAGTGACAATCTTTCTATTGGAAATCTACTCAACCAGCACAGTACTGCAGCACCTTGGCGGGTTCAATCTATCATCAATGATTGTCTCTTATTGTGATATAACTTTAGTTCTATGTCTTTTTCTCATTATCTTAGAGAAGCAAACAATGTTGCCGATGCCTTTGCTATAGTGGGCGAGAGGTTACAACAGTTTTTTGTATCtctattcttaaaaaaaaaaatttaattttttgacatttttaccccaaTTTATAAGCAACATGCAAAATTGATACGAATTACCTGATCCTTATTCCATCAATCCATTGGGTTATCTAGTTGGGATTTCCACAACAAACATGACACATCATCATGGTGAGGTGTGAGAACCTTAAAGAGGGATAAAAGGTTTTGCAGCTTAGCCAACAAGCAAGGAGTGGATATCGCGCAGTTGTGCAGTAGTAATGGCCTGCATATGTAGTGTTGGATCCACCTCCATATCACAGAGATTGTACTTGGTGTACGTACTTGATTGTCCTGGTTGGGGTGTCATCAGCCATGCCTGCCGTATTGGCCGGGTCTACTCTAGAATGTACACATGCGAAAAGCATAGCATAGTGATCAGATCTCAGCCattgaaatttgaaagtgatGGGGTCAATCCCTTGAACAGTACTGATTGATGAAAAGGCAATAAGGCTCATCAAAGATGATGAAACTCTTCTCATCACataaacaacagaaacgttTTCGATTTGGGTAAACCGGTATTATATAAAAGTCTAGTAGTAGTGGGATTATGGTACGAGCCTACTACAAGGTGGTCTGTCATATGTCATATTATGATGACTCATGACTCATGAGACGAGGGAATCATATGACAAAGATGATGAatatgatggtgatgatgatcaTCACCAAGAATTGAAAGTAAATATGATGGATGGACTGAAGGGGAATTAAGGTGATATGATGTGGTTGACGAAGTAACCAGGAatgagagtgagtgagagagagagagagtgagagagagagagagagagagagagagagtggaatcAGGAATTAGGGGTAGGGGGCGTGCGGTGGGCATCATCATCATATTCTCTTCCCCAAAGATAAACGGCGTGCATGGCaggccttaaaaaaaaaaaaaaaactacctgATTGCGTCAACCCTGCATTGCATGTCTGCATCAGCATGGGACCATTGGGATGCACAAGGACAATTGAGAGGAGTCTATTCTTTGTATTTCACAggcccccccccaaaaaaaaaagaatctaacaTAATGTGGATATATTTTctcatgctctctctctctcatcttcatCAAGTGAGAGCATGGTTTTAGGCATCGAAGGATCAGTATCAAGTATTGGTAACGGATTGGATAGAAAGATGGTATTAGTATCAGTTGTACTGGACAATTTTCCCTAAAAACAAACACCATAGGATATTTTGACAATTATACTCTCATGTCCGGATCATGAATCATTGATATTGGTGCCAACCAATACTGATGCGGTCAATTCGAGACCAATACCTAAAATCATAAGTGAGATTTGTACTAGAATTTAGCCATTGAGTAAGTGACACCATTCCCTTTACCTTTTATTGTACAAAGTTTGTTCCAAGTGCCCTTGGCATTATTCCTGAGTCTCATTCGACCATTAGGATCTttggattaagagattctcttttcacCGTAAGGCGAAAGAAAACTCAATCCCCACATAATTAATAAGCAAAACAAATAGAAATTAAGAAAAGGACTGGGCACACTGCTAGCTAGCCTAAAACTAGCAGCACAACCAATGAGACAGGGGTTGGAATGAAAAAGGTATTATTGTCATTTTCAAAtaggagggagagaaaataacAGAGACTAAGAACCCCAGCagcccagccttttccctatAAATCGTAACCAACCCCTTGTTCTAAATTTGTAATCCCTCTTTGCCCTTACAAAGTCCTTAATCCAAAACCATCTCTGCTTTGGACAAATGAAATGTGCACTAAGATCTACTTCGGACTGCTTTTATCAGGCTCAAGTGGGACCCACAAGTGGTGATCTAAGATTGGCATAAGCATGACGTGTGAAGTTTCAAgtgaggaggagagaaaaaggggggggggggttaccATGAAAGACAcatattttgattttggatttggaAGATTTGTGTTTATAGCGTGGGGAGGATGGGATGGGTTGGGGTAAACTTAAGATTGAATTCATGCACTGCACGCCAAACATGAAATGAAAATCCTTCTCAATACAGACTTTTCACAGCAGAGATCTTTTGGGGAAGGAGAGACTTGTGGGACATGAGAAGAGAGGGTGGTGAACTATGATTATTATGATAATGGAATGATGGTGAGTAAGAATGACTGACTCCCCCAAGTCACCCCCCACATCTCCACCCGGGTTTTTGGCAAAAGTAAATGATGATAGCCCATTAACCATAGTCCATAGCCCACCCCCACCCTATTCCCTAAAGCCCCCAACCCCACACTACTCCACTCAGCCTTTTCAAGTCATATCAATGGCCTTTTCTCTATCACCGCCTTAATTAAACCTAGATTTAATTAATGAACCATTTTAATGTAAGTTTCACCTTAATTCATCATTATGGTCGAGCCCTCCACTCGTTGGATGTTCACTGCACTTCACTACCTCACAACAAACGATTTTGACGTTTTTTTTATAGTGTTTCTTACATCTTGACAAGACTAGGACCGTTTCCTCCCATCAATACCATCGATCCTTTGTCTTTGTGATCTGTCATTGGTTTCTAGCATTCTTACACCACTGTAAGATTTGGGGAAAGACATaatgtatgcaaccttacccccACTTCACGAAGAGGGTGTTTCTTGACTTGAATCTACAACCACTAAATTAAAATGGAGCAACTTGGCATTCCTACTTGAGTAGTAGACAAAACTTGACTTGTTTATTTGGGTTTTTAGGGTTCACCTGGGCTGAGTTGGGCCAAGACTCATTTTACCCTTTTGAACCACTGAACCAAGGACAGTCTATGTATACTCAATGAGACACCAACCCatggataaaaatcgtctgtttttctaatctctgtttttcttgtgtttttctagttgcagaagatgacacgtgtcatcaacggtcaagattaattcaattgggtgaggattattacattcagtttggtttttaaTTCAATCTTGGCCGTTCACTTAAAGTAATGCCACATGTCGCCTTCtgaaggtagcaaaacaagaaaaacatgaatgaaaaaaaacagacgatttttttccccaacCCATTGGGGGACCAAAACAATCAGGTTAACATATATaagaccatatatatatatatatatatatatatgcaatttAACCATCTTATATCTAAGGTGCTAATGACGGTCACTGGGGCGAAGCAAAGTAGTTGTTAAAGATAATTATTAAGGCAACTTGTGCATGCCACAATCAATTACTATTGTGTTCAATTGCAATTACGGTTTTGAGCTATTCTTAGATGAATCAAGTTTTCCTGAGGCCATAGTGAACGAGAATTTATTCATTGCGTGGCATCAAGACTACTTGAGGAATCGAAAGAGAAGAGGTAGAATGGACACAGGATCTCCAACCTTAGGATCATGACCTCACTGCACGGTccaggaaattttttttccttttgtgagAAGAAAGGTCCACCCGATTCTCCACATAttgcttaccaaaaaaaaaaatctccaaatattattTGGGTCCATCCATGCCTAAGTTTGCGGACGTTAGTCTTAACCTACTCGTCATGTTCCCAGGGACCCCACCATCTATAATGTCTGCTTATCAAATGACTGGatcatgttttgttttttgggtgcaaTGCTATCGAAGGCCCATAGGCAGACATTTAGATTACGGTATCGGCAACAGAATCAGTATCGATTGCTGCCGATATCGAAATTGATTGGCAGTATCATATCGAGTTGGAACATTTTGCCACCAAAGTTTGGTATCACTGATTCCGTATCAGTCAAATATCGTTATTGGTAGGGGCATGAGTTTGGCCATGTCGGTCCTAGGCAGCTCTGGCTCACCCTAAGGCTAGGAATTTTCTGGCCTTGAGTCAATGCCGATCCTGGCCGGGGTTGAGGCCTCATGCTGAGCCGGACCCAGCTCAgtcctatcttcttcttcttcttctcagccCAAACCCtgcttcccccttcccccttcccccttccatGGTCAGGGCTAATCAAAGTCATCCAGGCCAAGCCTTGAGGCCGGGTTAGGCTCAGATTTTTTCTAGCCTTGagattgggttgggctgggcttgcGCCCAACTAAGGATTGGGTTAGTGTTTTTAAAAGCCCGACCCTGTTGCAACCCTATCACCATAGGCTACTAGAGGGTGAAGGGGCTACTTGTACGGCATGATGTGGCAAGGAGTCTCAAACTTGAGAGCAGACCTAGGGCCTTGCATTCCACAATTAGGGCGCAAACCAACTACGCTAGCAATCATCTACAATGACTGAAGAATGTCAACTTCCTCAATTGGTTACAAATTTACAATAAACTTCTCACCATATTAAAATGTCATCTTTCCCCACAAGTTGGCCCGCATCAATTGGCCTAACTTGAACAGATCTTTGAAGCTCAAAACCAGCTACATTGATTATTAAATGTGTTGAGCTTAAACACTGACCAACCAAGGCCAACCGAATACTATAActgaggacaaaattttgagagGAAGGagcaacttgaaaattttattccgTAATTCCTGAGACTATGTTCTTGATCTAATCTTATataacaaaaattgaagaagaaatttAACTAGTCTTGTTGGTGCACTTAGGCCATTCCACATTCTTAGgcttttttgttttcagaacTGGGTTGTTCTCAAAGAAATTTGAGGGCCGGAGTTCAAATCCCCCACTTAGTGTCGGCATCACCGGAAAATCTTCTTGATAAGGGACATGATGAAAGCCTAAAGTGTACCACAAGACAATGTCCTTGTTCTCAATTTCTCTGTTCCTGCATTGTGAACAAACAAACCAACAGATTTAGTAATACTCTAGGAATGCACTTCCTAGTTCCTATATTTTGCCATGTAAAGTAAGGTTTATGAGTATGGATCATTGTATTACCTGAGACTCCAAATGGATAAAGTATCATCCCCATGGCTCTGATCAGCATATAAACCACCTGCCCACTTCTCAGATTTGTTATAGGGAGTGACCCACACTTGGTAATTGGTGAAAGCACCTCTGATCTGTGGATAGTCATCATCGGAGAGAAGGGAGGCCACTGGAAAACCTGGAACGAGACGGTAGCCAATGTGGTTCCCCATCTTAGTCCTCTTATTAGGATTCACCACCAAAAGCTCAGCTGGTTCCAAGCCAAGCTTAATCCTCGCATCAGATTCATGTTTAGCCACTTCTTTAACAAGTGACCAATAACTTTTCCTTGCTGAGATATTGTCCATCACTCTGGTTgtctgtaatttggacttgaCGAATGAATTGTCTTTGTCATCAACATCGAGGTCAAGGTGGAAGTTGAGGAAGTGATCATGGTATACGCCAATGGTGTTTTCTGCTAAGAGTGTTCCATAGGCATCCTCCTTTATTTGGTCCGTGTGAGTATATGTTACACCCTTCACTTCCAATATACCTGTAAGCCCAACCTGTAAGGAAACAGAGTGTGGTTATATTTTTTAGAATGTTCAAGCAAATGGAATTGGGGATGGGATTGGCTGGAACCGGGTTGGAATCAGTTGAAACTCTAGAAATCAGTTAGAATAAGTAGAGATTTTCTAAAATCTGTGACTTTTTATGGAGAAAAGAACACTCCCAGGTCACGTGCCCCTACCCTACATGGGAGTCGGGCTGGGCTGGGTTGTTGACCCTAGCTTCTGCAATGGTTTGATTAACTTTGATCTGCCTATTTTTGTCATTCATAttctatatattaaaaaattatagaaaaatgaaataccaaaAGGAGCACTAAATTctaatattaaaattta
This Macadamia integrifolia cultivar HAES 741 unplaced genomic scaffold, SCU_Mint_v3 scaffold_198A, whole genome shotgun sequence DNA region includes the following protein-coding sequences:
- the LOC122071251 gene encoding thermospermine synthase ACAULIS5-like yields the protein MGDISGSNGNGNGVHGNGHYSLEGGRRKSCWYEEEIEQDLRWCFALNSILHTGSSQYQDIALLDTKPFGKALVIDGKLQSTEIDEFIYHESLVHPALLHHSNPKSIFIMGGGEGSTAREILRHKNIDKVVMCDIDEEVVDFCKSHLSVNKEAFCDSRLHLVINDARAELENREDYFDVIIGDLADPIEGGPCYQLYTKSFYESIVKPRLSEGGICVTQAGPAGVLSHTEVFSCIYNTLRQVFKYVVPYSAHIPSYADTWGWVMASDSPLTVDDAGLDARIKQRIKGENRYLDGKTFVSASILSKAVRKTLAKETQVYTEGTARFIYGHGTVHKSNNHL